From Streptomyces qinzhouensis, one genomic window encodes:
- a CDS encoding pyridoxamine 5'-phosphate oxidase family protein — translation MTPRTPLGEIAADFSDPAAEALDWATAELLLAGAEVFWLSSVRPDGRPHVTPLLTIWLDGGLHFCTGTGERKARNLRQNPEVVLTTGTNTLSEGCDLVVEGTAERVTDSAALRTLADAYIAKYGADWTFEVGDGVLDGEGGPALVFRVEPRTVFGFAKDPYAQTRFRFPAAA, via the coding sequence ATGACACCACGCACTCCCCTCGGCGAGATCGCCGCCGACTTCAGCGATCCGGCGGCCGAGGCCCTCGACTGGGCGACGGCCGAACTCCTGCTCGCCGGGGCCGAGGTCTTCTGGCTGTCGAGCGTCCGGCCGGACGGCCGCCCGCATGTCACACCGCTGCTCACGATCTGGCTGGACGGCGGGCTGCACTTCTGCACCGGCACCGGGGAACGCAAGGCCAGGAACCTCCGGCAGAACCCGGAAGTCGTCCTCACGACCGGCACCAACACCCTGAGCGAGGGCTGTGACCTGGTCGTGGAGGGGACCGCGGAGCGTGTGACGGACAGCGCGGCGCTGCGGACGCTCGCGGACGCCTATATCGCGAAGTACGGCGCCGACTGGACGTTCGAAGTGGGCGACGGCGTCCTCGACGGGGAAGGCGGCCCGGCGCTGGTCTTCCGGGTCGAGCCGCGGACCGTCTTCGGCTTCGCCAAGGACCCCTACGCACAGACCCGCTTCCGCTTCCCGGCCGCGGCCTGA
- a CDS encoding VOC family protein, whose amino-acid sequence MDLTLEVVNLQVSDLDRAKRFYVEGCGFKADLDQEVAPGVRIIQLTPPGSRCSVALAAGLPAVPGLTKPAPGSAYGLQLCSTDIAATREALVAGGVDVSAVMHLGEGGWAEGKGGEWNSFVFFADPDGNSWTVQEAPSPLSER is encoded by the coding sequence ATGGACCTCACCCTGGAAGTCGTCAATCTGCAGGTGTCCGATCTCGACCGGGCCAAGCGGTTCTACGTGGAGGGCTGCGGCTTCAAGGCCGATCTGGACCAGGAGGTGGCCCCGGGGGTGCGGATCATCCAGTTGACGCCCCCGGGATCGCGCTGTTCGGTCGCCCTGGCCGCCGGGCTCCCCGCGGTGCCCGGGCTGACGAAGCCCGCCCCGGGCAGCGCCTACGGGCTCCAGCTCTGCTCCACCGATATCGCCGCGACCCGGGAGGCGCTGGTGGCGGGCGGGGTGGACGTCTCCGCCGTGATGCATCTGGGCGAGGGCGGCTGGGCCGAGGGCAAGGGCGGGGAGTGGAACTCGTTCGTGTTCTTCGCCGACCCCGACGGCAACAGCTGGACGGTCCAGGAGGCCCCGTCGCCGCTCTCCGAGCGCTGA
- a CDS encoding OsmC family protein: MSATHTYDVAVRWTGNLGTGTDSYRSYGRTHDVLGEGKPTIAASADPAFRGDPDRWNPEELLVASVAQCHMLWYLHFCSTEGVTVVSYEDRARAVMTMDDSGGGGRITEVVLRPEVTVADASTAEKARALHGKVPAVCFIARSVNFPVHHDPVIRIAGAPE, encoded by the coding sequence ATGTCTGCAACTCACACCTATGACGTGGCCGTCCGGTGGACGGGCAATCTCGGTACGGGAACGGATAGTTACCGCTCCTACGGCCGCACCCACGACGTCCTCGGCGAGGGCAAGCCGACGATCGCCGCCTCCGCCGATCCGGCGTTCCGGGGCGACCCGGACCGCTGGAATCCGGAAGAGCTGCTGGTCGCCTCCGTCGCCCAGTGCCACATGCTGTGGTACCTGCACTTCTGTTCCACCGAAGGAGTGACGGTGGTGAGTTACGAGGACCGGGCGCGGGCCGTGATGACCATGGACGACAGCGGCGGTGGGGGCCGGATCACCGAGGTCGTCCTGCGCCCGGAGGTGACCGTCGCCGACGCCTCGACGGCGGAGAAGGCCCGGGCGCTGCACGGGAAGGTTCCGGCGGTGTGCTTCATCGCGCGTTCGGTGAACTTCCCGGTCCACCACGATCCGGTGATCCGGATCGCGGGCGCCCCGGAGTGA
- a CDS encoding TetR/AcrR family transcriptional regulator produces MGRPRTSLIDLERITTVALQLVDEDGEFSVVAIARRLGVQTASLYHHVDGRDGIVELLRERVCADIDAAALDAADWREALAGWARSYRAAFGAHPRAIPLLMASPVRAPRVLSQYERAVGVLLAAGFPQGEVMKVIIALENLILGSALDLAAPQPMWVLTDEAKTPMLARALAASPPADRADASFELALAGCLSHLADLRDDLAGA; encoded by the coding sequence ATGGGACGGCCGCGGACATCGCTGATCGACCTGGAGCGCATCACGACGGTCGCCCTGCAACTCGTCGACGAGGACGGTGAGTTCAGTGTGGTCGCGATCGCCCGGCGGCTCGGGGTCCAGACCGCGTCGCTGTACCACCATGTGGACGGGCGGGACGGAATCGTCGAGCTGCTGCGGGAGCGGGTCTGCGCGGACATCGACGCGGCGGCGCTGGACGCGGCGGACTGGCGGGAGGCGCTGGCGGGCTGGGCCCGCTCCTACCGGGCGGCCTTCGGGGCCCACCCCCGGGCCATCCCGCTGCTGATGGCATCCCCGGTCCGGGCGCCGCGGGTGCTGTCGCAGTACGAACGGGCGGTGGGCGTGCTGCTGGCGGCGGGGTTCCCGCAGGGCGAGGTGATGAAGGTGATCATCGCCCTGGAGAATCTGATCCTGGGCTCGGCGCTGGACCTGGCGGCGCCGCAGCCGATGTGGGTCCTGACGGACGAGGCGAAGACGCCGATGCTGGCCCGGGCCCTGGCGGCCAGCCCCCCGGCCGACCGCGCCGACGCGTCGTTCGAGCTGGCGCTCGCGGGCTGCCTGTCCCATCTGGCGGACCTTCGCGACGACCTCGCGGGGGCGTGA
- a CDS encoding antitoxin, with protein MSVLDKLKQLLKGHESQADKGVDKAGDAVDAKTQGKYSGHVDQAQDKLKGQYGGGQGGGTDRPPQP; from the coding sequence ATGTCCGTGTTGGACAAGCTCAAGCAGTTGCTCAAGGGCCACGAGTCCCAGGCGGACAAGGGTGTCGACAAGGCGGGAGACGCCGTCGACGCCAAGACGCAGGGCAAGTACAGCGGCCACGTCGACCAGGCGCAGGACAAGCTGAAGGGCCAGTACGGCGGTGGCCAGGGCGGCGGGACGGACCGGCCGCCGCAGCCCTGA
- a CDS encoding MFS transporter — MNAHGIAASARPAYRDVNVLRWLIAYTASVTGDVVYFLALSWAAARTGGPSQVGLVVAAGALPRAVLMLGGGVVADRFGPRRVAVVSDAVRCAVILAAAAAVVLASPSVWLLVAVALVFGVVDAVFMPAVGALPPRITAPEQLARVQGMRGLSIRLSNAVGPLLAGAVLVIGGTAGAFTAAAALFALSLVTLLTVRTTPLTEVSQRGSAWHELRDGLRYVRRHRMLAPLVTMIGLSEMCFSGPVATGLVLLADERGWGASGMGWIASAFSIGAAASALLLTVSTRIPRAGLAMCGALLVTAAGAVALGHAPSLPIAVVFGFSIGLTSGFTTTVSGAFVQTETDPRYLGRVTSVTTLCTLGLAPVLFPAVGITVALWGAEVFFIGCGAISLLAAALGLAVPLIRRAELHPPGAASPAGP, encoded by the coding sequence GTGAACGCGCACGGCATAGCCGCGTCCGCGCGGCCCGCCTACCGGGACGTCAACGTTCTGCGCTGGCTTATCGCGTACACGGCCTCGGTCACCGGCGACGTCGTGTACTTCCTCGCCCTGTCCTGGGCGGCCGCACGCACCGGCGGGCCGTCGCAGGTGGGCCTGGTGGTCGCTGCCGGAGCCCTTCCCCGTGCGGTGCTCATGCTCGGCGGTGGTGTGGTGGCCGACCGGTTCGGGCCGCGCCGGGTTGCCGTCGTCAGCGACGCGGTTCGCTGCGCGGTGATCCTTGCCGCCGCCGCGGCAGTCGTGCTGGCGTCCCCGAGCGTGTGGCTGCTGGTCGCGGTCGCGTTGGTCTTCGGCGTGGTGGACGCGGTCTTCATGCCGGCGGTGGGCGCGCTCCCGCCCCGTATTACCGCACCTGAGCAGCTGGCCCGGGTCCAGGGAATGCGCGGGCTGTCGATCCGGCTGAGCAATGCCGTCGGCCCTCTCCTGGCGGGAGCCGTGCTGGTGATCGGCGGTACGGCAGGTGCGTTCACAGCCGCTGCCGCTCTCTTCGCTCTCTCGCTCGTCACTCTGCTGACCGTGCGGACCACTCCTTTGACGGAGGTGTCTCAGCGCGGCTCCGCCTGGCATGAACTCCGTGACGGTCTGCGATACGTCCGCCGCCACCGGATGCTCGCCCCGCTGGTCACGATGATCGGGCTGAGCGAGATGTGCTTCAGCGGCCCGGTCGCGACCGGCCTGGTCCTCCTGGCCGACGAACGCGGCTGGGGCGCCTCGGGCATGGGGTGGATCGCGAGCGCGTTCAGCATCGGCGCCGCGGCCTCGGCCTTGCTGCTCACCGTCTCGACCCGGATACCGCGCGCCGGGCTGGCGATGTGCGGCGCGCTGCTCGTCACCGCCGCGGGAGCGGTCGCCCTGGGCCACGCGCCCTCACTGCCCATCGCGGTCGTTTTCGGCTTCTCGATCGGACTGACCAGCGGGTTCACAACTACCGTGTCCGGCGCGTTCGTCCAGACGGAGACGGACCCCCGCTACCTCGGACGGGTCACCTCGGTCACGACTCTGTGCACGCTGGGCCTTGCGCCTGTGCTCTTCCCCGCCGTCGGCATCACGGTGGCCCTGTGGGGCGCGGAGGTGTTCTTCATCGGGTGCGGTGCGATCAGCCTGCTTGCCGCGGCGCTCGGCCTCGCTGTCCCCCTGATACGACGCGCCGAACTCCACCCGCCCGGAGCCGCGTCGCCGGCCGGCCCGTGA
- a CDS encoding APC family permease — MSASSPGLRKGSLGTSDIAFFVVSAAAPLTVMAGVAPIALTLGGIGAPAGYLLAGVTLAIFAVGFTTMSRHVRSGGAFYAYITRGLGPAAGIGAALLAMIGYNGMEIGVFGLLGSATADTGAALWGVDIPWLPVSLAGLLIIWYGGFRSIDFGAKLLGVLLVAETGILLLLAGGVLIDGGANGLELSSFAPSEVLVPGTAAVLAFAFAAFTGFESTVIYRREARNPDRTVPRATYAAVAFLGTFYAFIVWTVVQAFGSDQVVKAATDDPGGLFFAAITTYVGPWAADLMHIFIVTSIIASLLAFHNAINRYALALAEEGVLPKSFGRIHPRHRSPYVAGIAQTVLGAVVVLGFAAAGADPYTQLLLWVNTPGMIGLMALMLLTAIAIPCYFRRIRHDEGVLRTVVAPVVAAVLLAVAIYLIGTKVELFTGASTLVNTVLLALVPAVFLIGIGLAFRLRRRRPEIYANFAAEPAAPEVSGGATTTKEAVHRGSS; from the coding sequence ATGTCCGCATCCTCCCCAGGGCTCAGAAAAGGCAGCCTCGGCACGTCCGACATCGCCTTCTTCGTGGTCTCCGCGGCCGCCCCGCTCACCGTGATGGCCGGGGTCGCCCCCATCGCCCTCACCCTCGGCGGCATCGGCGCACCGGCCGGTTATCTCCTCGCCGGCGTGACCCTGGCGATCTTCGCCGTCGGGTTCACCACCATGAGCCGCCATGTCCGCAGCGGCGGTGCCTTCTACGCGTACATCACCCGGGGTCTCGGCCCGGCCGCCGGGATCGGCGCCGCGCTGCTGGCCATGATCGGCTACAACGGCATGGAGATCGGGGTCTTCGGGCTCCTCGGCTCGGCCACCGCCGACACCGGCGCCGCGCTGTGGGGCGTGGACATACCCTGGCTCCCGGTGTCCCTCGCCGGGCTGCTGATCATCTGGTACGGCGGTTTCCGCTCCATCGACTTCGGCGCCAAGCTCCTCGGGGTGCTCCTGGTCGCCGAGACCGGGATTCTGCTGCTGCTCGCGGGCGGGGTGCTGATCGACGGCGGGGCCAACGGGCTCGAACTGTCCTCCTTCGCGCCCTCCGAAGTGCTGGTTCCCGGCACCGCCGCGGTGCTCGCCTTCGCCTTCGCCGCGTTCACCGGCTTCGAATCGACGGTGATCTACCGGCGCGAGGCCCGTAACCCGGACCGTACGGTTCCGCGCGCCACCTATGCCGCCGTCGCCTTCCTCGGCACCTTCTACGCCTTCATCGTCTGGACCGTCGTCCAGGCCTTCGGCAGCGACCAGGTCGTCAAGGCCGCCACGGACGACCCCGGCGGCCTGTTCTTCGCCGCCATCACCACCTATGTCGGCCCCTGGGCCGCCGATCTGATGCACATCTTCATCGTGACCAGCATCATCGCCTCGCTCCTGGCCTTCCACAACGCGATCAACCGCTATGCCCTGGCCCTGGCGGAGGAGGGCGTCCTGCCGAAGTCCTTCGGGCGGATCCACCCCCGGCACCGTTCGCCGTACGTGGCCGGGATCGCCCAGACGGTGCTCGGCGCGGTGGTCGTGCTCGGTTTCGCCGCCGCCGGAGCCGATCCGTACACCCAGCTCCTTCTCTGGGTGAACACGCCTGGCATGATCGGGCTGATGGCCCTGATGCTGCTGACCGCGATCGCGATCCCCTGCTACTTCCGGCGGATCCGGCACGACGAGGGCGTGCTGCGCACGGTGGTCGCGCCCGTGGTCGCGGCGGTGCTGCTGGCCGTGGCGATCTATCTGATCGGGACCAAGGTGGAGCTGTTCACCGGGGCATCGACGCTGGTCAACACCGTACTGCTGGCGCTGGTCCCGGCGGTCTTCCTGATCGGGATCGGCCTGGCGTTCCGGCTCAGAAGACGCCGGCCCGAGATCTACGCGAACTTCGCCGCCGAACCGGCCGCACCCGAGGTGTCCGGCGGGGCAACCACCACCAAGGAGGCAGTACACCGTGGCAGCAGCTGA
- a CDS encoding alpha/beta hydrolase family protein — MKRRTFVTGSAALLATAATVPGPLSPTAAAVPRRAAAPVRFDLPAPSGPYPIGTVALQLRDTARPDPWGTGRPCRELMISIWYPAAGGSPAPVVPWMPARAADRYLSSLGLSPGAVRLGHAHGREHAPFRCPGGPLPVVVYSPGSNASRSFGTGIVEDLTGHGYIVVTVDHPYDAAVVEFPGGRVETAPPGGMRDYAKALTVRTADLRFVLDRLAALRAGDRTDLPGGRLPAGLREALDLRRIGLIGHSLGGAATAATMHADGRIAAGASLDGGAAGPVVEAGLDRPFLVVDTYGKGGMETNPALRTFWSNLRGWRLQLTVAGAAHQSFGDEALILPKIAPLLGMDQQALEGEVGTIATHRAQAFQRAYPRAFFDLHLRGRGRLLDGPSPAFPEVRYTR, encoded by the coding sequence ATGAAACGGAGAACATTCGTGACCGGGTCCGCCGCGCTGCTCGCGACCGCCGCAACCGTCCCGGGGCCGCTCTCGCCCACGGCCGCCGCCGTGCCCCGGCGGGCCGCGGCGCCCGTACGGTTCGATCTGCCCGCCCCGTCGGGCCCGTACCCGATCGGCACGGTCGCGCTCCAGCTGCGCGACACCGCCCGCCCCGACCCGTGGGGCACCGGACGGCCCTGCCGCGAACTGATGATCAGCATCTGGTATCCGGCCGCCGGCGGATCCCCGGCCCCCGTCGTCCCCTGGATGCCGGCCCGGGCCGCCGACCGCTATCTGAGCTCCCTCGGCCTGTCGCCCGGGGCGGTTCGGCTGGGGCACGCCCACGGCCGGGAACACGCCCCGTTCCGCTGCCCCGGGGGCCCGCTTCCCGTGGTGGTCTACTCGCCCGGATCCAACGCCTCCCGCTCCTTCGGCACCGGCATCGTCGAAGACCTCACCGGGCACGGGTACATCGTCGTCACCGTCGACCACCCCTATGACGCGGCGGTGGTCGAGTTCCCCGGCGGCCGGGTGGAGACGGCGCCCCCGGGCGGTATGCGCGACTACGCCAAAGCCCTTACGGTCCGTACGGCCGACCTGCGCTTCGTACTCGACCGGCTCGCCGCACTCCGGGCGGGCGACCGTACGGACCTGCCCGGCGGGCGGCTTCCGGCAGGTCTGCGGGAAGCGCTCGACCTGCGGCGCATCGGCCTGATCGGGCACTCGCTGGGCGGTGCGGCCACCGCCGCCACGATGCACGCCGACGGGCGGATCGCGGCCGGAGCGAGCTTGGACGGCGGCGCGGCGGGGCCCGTCGTGGAGGCCGGTCTGGACCGTCCGTTCCTGGTCGTGGACACCTATGGGAAGGGCGGTATGGAGACCAATCCGGCCCTCCGTACCTTCTGGTCGAATCTGCGCGGATGGCGGCTCCAGCTCACCGTCGCGGGGGCCGCGCACCAGTCCTTCGGCGACGAAGCGCTGATCCTCCCGAAGATCGCTCCACTCCTCGGTATGGACCAGCAGGCACTGGAGGGCGAGGTGGGGACGATCGCCACCCACCGGGCGCAGGCGTTCCAGCGCGCCTATCCGCGGGCCTTCTTCGATCTGCATCTGCGCGGCCGGGGGCGGCTGCTCGACGGGCCGTCGCCCGCCTTCCCGGAGGTCCGCTACACGCGGTGA
- a CDS encoding bifunctional [glutamine synthetase] adenylyltransferase/[glutamine synthetase]-adenylyl-L-tyrosine phosphorylase: protein MTTVPGRRSSTFTRLLRHGFTDPAAAERLLALPALATVRDDPLLLDALGATADPDLALSGLVRLAESQPDGDDRILLSTLTTSKPLRDRLLGVLGASEALGDHLARHPGDWHALATYEASDLHPGVADFEDCLAEAADPVALRIAYRRCLLSIAARDVCATTDVAQTAAELADLAIATLRAALAIARAAAPEDGARCRLAVIALGKCGGQELNYVSDVDVVFVGEPTGGADENTGLQAATRLASHLMRICSETTVEGTIWPVDANLRPEGRNGPLVRTLSSHLAYYQRWAKTWEFQALLKARAVAGDPLLGEEYIEALSPMVWQAAERDNFVADVQKMRRRVIDNIPAAEVDRELKLGPGGLRDVEFAVQLLQLVHGRSDPTLRSGSTLAALQALAAGGYVGRIDAAQLDDAYRFLRAMEHRIQLFRLRRTHLVPEDPADLRRLGRSLGFRTDPVTELHREWRRHASVVRRLHEKLFYRPLLDAVAQLTPGEARLSAKAAGQRLEALGYADPAAALRHIEALASGVSRKAAIQRTLLPVLLNWFADSADPDAGLLGFRKVSDALGKTPWYLRLLRDEGAAAENLARVLSAGRLAPDLLLRAPEAVAILGDPDGLRPRRRDHLQPEILAAAGRADSAAAAVAAARGVRRRELFRTAAADLIGSYGTEDSPAETDTGALVDQIGNALTDLTAATLAGALRAAVRERWGDELPTRFAVIGMGRFGGHELSYGSDADVLFVHEPRDGADDQEAARAAGLVVEEMRRLLQLPTADPPLLIDADLRPEGKSGPLVRTLASYEAYYRRWSLVWEAQALLRAEPMAGDPDLGARFMELVDPLRYPAEGLGEDAVREIRRLKARMESERLPRGADPTLHTKLGRGGLSDVEWTVQLIQMRHGWSEPGLRTTRTREALAAAHAAGLIATEDAQILDEAWVLATRVRNAVMLVRGRPGDTFPSDTRELAAVARYLGFGPGHAGDMLDTYRRVTRRARAVVDTLFYDA, encoded by the coding sequence ATGACGACGGTGCCGGGACGCCGAAGCAGTACCTTCACCCGACTGCTGCGGCACGGATTCACCGACCCCGCCGCCGCGGAGCGGCTCCTCGCGCTGCCCGCGCTCGCAACCGTCCGCGACGACCCCCTCCTCCTCGACGCGCTCGGCGCCACCGCCGACCCCGACCTCGCGCTCAGCGGACTGGTCCGGCTGGCCGAGTCCCAGCCCGACGGCGACGACCGGATCCTCCTCTCCACCCTCACCACCTCCAAACCCCTGCGGGACCGGCTCCTCGGCGTCCTCGGCGCCTCCGAGGCGCTCGGCGACCACCTCGCCCGCCACCCCGGCGACTGGCACGCCCTGGCCACGTACGAAGCCTCCGATCTGCACCCCGGCGTCGCCGACTTCGAGGACTGCCTCGCCGAAGCCGCCGACCCGGTCGCCCTGCGTATCGCCTACCGGCGCTGTCTGCTCTCCATCGCCGCCCGCGACGTCTGCGCCACCACCGACGTCGCCCAGACCGCCGCCGAACTCGCCGACCTGGCCATCGCGACCCTGCGGGCCGCCCTCGCCATCGCCCGCGCCGCCGCGCCCGAGGACGGCGCCCGCTGCCGGCTCGCCGTCATCGCCCTCGGCAAATGCGGCGGCCAGGAACTCAACTACGTCTCCGACGTCGACGTCGTCTTCGTCGGCGAGCCCACCGGGGGCGCCGACGAGAACACCGGCCTCCAGGCCGCCACCCGCCTGGCCTCCCATCTGATGCGGATCTGCTCGGAGACCACCGTCGAGGGCACCATCTGGCCCGTCGACGCCAACCTCCGGCCCGAGGGCCGCAACGGGCCGCTCGTCCGCACCCTCTCCAGCCATCTGGCCTACTACCAGCGCTGGGCCAAGACCTGGGAGTTCCAGGCGCTCCTCAAGGCCCGGGCGGTGGCCGGCGACCCGCTGCTCGGCGAGGAGTACATCGAGGCCCTCTCGCCCATGGTCTGGCAGGCCGCCGAACGCGACAACTTCGTCGCCGACGTCCAGAAGATGCGCCGCCGCGTCATCGACAACATCCCCGCCGCCGAGGTCGACCGCGAACTGAAACTCGGACCCGGCGGACTGCGGGACGTCGAATTCGCCGTCCAGCTCCTCCAGCTCGTCCACGGCCGCAGCGACCCGACCCTGCGCAGCGGCAGCACCCTCGCCGCACTCCAGGCCCTGGCCGCCGGAGGGTACGTCGGCCGGATCGACGCCGCACAGCTCGACGACGCCTACCGCTTCCTGCGCGCCATGGAACACCGGATCCAGCTGTTCCGGCTCCGGCGCACCCACCTCGTCCCCGAGGACCCCGCCGATCTGCGCCGCCTCGGCCGCTCCCTCGGCTTCCGCACCGACCCCGTCACCGAACTCCACCGCGAGTGGCGCCGGCACGCCTCCGTGGTCCGACGGCTGCACGAGAAGCTCTTCTACCGGCCCCTCCTGGACGCGGTCGCCCAGCTGACGCCCGGTGAGGCCCGGCTCAGCGCCAAGGCCGCCGGACAGCGTCTGGAGGCACTCGGCTACGCCGACCCGGCCGCCGCCCTCCGGCATATCGAGGCCCTCGCCTCCGGCGTCAGCCGCAAGGCCGCGATCCAGCGGACCCTGCTGCCCGTCCTCCTCAACTGGTTCGCCGACTCCGCCGACCCCGACGCCGGGCTCCTCGGCTTCCGCAAGGTCTCCGACGCGCTCGGCAAAACCCCCTGGTATCTGCGGCTGCTCCGCGACGAGGGCGCCGCGGCGGAGAACCTCGCCCGGGTACTGTCCGCCGGGCGCCTCGCCCCCGACCTGCTGCTGCGCGCCCCCGAAGCGGTCGCCATCCTCGGCGACCCGGACGGGCTGCGGCCCCGCCGCCGCGACCACCTCCAGCCCGAGATCCTCGCCGCCGCCGGCCGCGCCGACAGCGCGGCGGCCGCCGTCGCCGCGGCCCGCGGGGTACGGCGCCGGGAGCTGTTCCGTACCGCCGCGGCCGATCTCATCGGCTCGTACGGCACCGAGGACAGCCCCGCCGAGACCGACACCGGCGCACTCGTCGACCAGATCGGCAACGCGCTCACCGATCTGACCGCCGCCACCCTCGCGGGCGCCCTGCGGGCCGCCGTACGCGAACGCTGGGGCGACGAACTCCCCACCCGCTTCGCCGTCATCGGCATGGGCCGCTTCGGCGGCCACGAACTGTCCTACGGCTCCGACGCGGACGTCCTCTTCGTCCACGAACCGCGCGACGGCGCCGACGACCAGGAGGCCGCACGGGCCGCCGGGCTCGTCGTCGAGGAGATGCGAAGGCTCCTCCAACTGCCCACCGCCGACCCGCCGCTCCTCATCGACGCCGATCTGCGCCCCGAGGGCAAGAGCGGCCCCCTGGTCCGCACCCTCGCCTCCTACGAGGCCTACTACCGCCGCTGGTCGCTGGTCTGGGAGGCGCAGGCGCTGCTGCGCGCCGAACCCATGGCGGGCGATCCCGACCTGGGCGCGCGCTTCATGGAGCTCGTCGACCCGCTGCGCTATCCGGCCGAGGGCCTGGGGGAGGACGCCGTACGCGAGATCCGCCGCCTCAAGGCCCGGATGGAGTCCGAACGGCTGCCGCGCGGCGCCGACCCCACGCTCCACACCAAGCTCGGGCGCGGCGGGCTCAGCGACGTCGAGTGGACCGTCCAGCTCATCCAGATGCGCCACGGCTGGTCCGAGCCCGGCCTGCGCACCACCCGCACCCGCGAGGCGCTGGCCGCGGCGCACGCGGCCGGTCTGATCGCCACGGAGGACGCCCAGATCCTCGACGAGGCCTGGGTGCTGGCGACCCGGGTCCGCAACGCGGTGATGCTGGTCCGCGGCCGCCCCGGCGACACCTTCCCCTCCGACACCCGCGAACTGGCCGCCGTCGCCCGCTATCTGGGCTTCGGCCCGGGCCACGCGGGGGACATGCTGGACACCTACCGCAGGGTGACCCGCCGGGCCCGCGCGGTGGTGGACACCCTCTTCTACGACGCGTAG
- a CDS encoding ArsR/SmtB family transcription factor, whose protein sequence is MVASSASSPESSGRDIELDTAALRVLAHPLRLNVLTLLRERGPSTATRISDELGINPGAASYHLRRLASGGLIVEEPDRGTGRERWWKSAHRQSIHDPAAAPAEQREAGRAYTHAVALAAADRLRRAAHEVPLLPQEWLDVATYGDFLLYLTPGDVDRMRTEIFEVVSRYRHAESEAPEGSSPVALQVQAFPVPGTALPPAGEA, encoded by the coding sequence ATGGTCGCTTCCTCCGCCTCATCCCCTGAGTCCTCGGGACGGGACATCGAGCTCGACACCGCCGCCCTGCGTGTACTCGCTCACCCCTTGCGCTTGAACGTCCTCACCCTGCTGCGCGAGCGTGGCCCGTCCACTGCCACCCGGATCTCCGACGAACTCGGCATCAACCCCGGCGCGGCGAGCTATCACCTGCGCCGCCTTGCCTCGGGCGGGCTCATCGTGGAAGAGCCGGACCGTGGCACCGGACGCGAGCGGTGGTGGAAATCTGCCCATCGCCAGTCGATCCACGATCCCGCGGCCGCGCCCGCGGAGCAGCGCGAGGCCGGACGCGCGTACACACACGCGGTCGCCCTTGCCGCTGCGGATCGTCTGCGCAGGGCTGCGCACGAGGTGCCGCTGCTCCCTCAGGAGTGGCTCGACGTCGCGACCTACGGCGACTTCCTTCTGTACTTGACCCCGGGCGACGTGGACCGGATGCGGACCGAGATCTTTGAGGTGGTCTCGCGATATCGGCATGCAGAGAGCGAGGCGCCCGAAGGGTCTTCTCCGGTAGCGCTGCAAGTGCAGGCGTTTCCGGTGCCGGGCACGGCGCTGCCGCCGGCCGGTGAGGCGTGA